In Aedes albopictus strain Foshan chromosome 3, AalbF5, whole genome shotgun sequence, the following are encoded in one genomic region:
- the LOC109419394 gene encoding uncharacterized protein LOC109419394 — MLLVKSDSALKFIPSVRLINNLSLRKGSRTGNSGNPLEFQVLTQIQYVP; from the exons ATGTTATTGGTAAAGTCAGACTCAGCGTTGAAATTCATTCCGTCTGTAAG GCTGATCAACAACCTTAGCCTTCGCAAAGGTAGCCGTACAGGAAACTCAGGCAACCCGCTGGAATTTCAAGTGCTCACCCAGATTCAGTACGTGCCCTGA